CTGCGGGCCTCCGGGCGCTGCGAACTTGACCCGCCCGTCCGGACGACGCCGCCCTCAACGAGGCCGCCCCCGCTGAGAAAGTCCTTGACCGGCCCCGCTCCTTCATGAATGCCGTTCTGATGCGCATCCATGACCCGCCGAACATGCAGTCGTAGGCAGCATCGGGCCCCTGGCAGGACTTGCTTCGGTGGTCAACAGCAGCCCCCCGCCCCGTGCGTATCCCTTGCCAAGAGGCAGGTCCGGTGACCCCTGGGATTTCGACCCAGAGGTCACGTCCACCCTCGTGCGCCAGCGTCCACGCCCGTCCAGTCGATCAAGCATCTCGGGCGAAGGGTGGCAGACCGCCTGTTGACCACAACGCAAGAGGCATGACCGCCAAGATCGGTGATCATGCCTCTGACCTGCGCTTACGTTGGTAGCGGGGGCAGGATTTGAACCTGCGACCTCTGGGTTATGAGCGATGGGTTCTGGACGATCAGAGTCGCCGGTGGACGGTTGTGGAACGACGTCCGTGCAGCTCAGCGAACGGCGACATCGGCCAGCGTCCACCCGTGTCCAGCAGCGGCCACGCCGACGATGTTGACCATCGGTTGACCGCATCGAGAGGATCGCTCGGCTCGGAGGGAGGTTCAAATCAGGTCGGAATCCGCCGATCGTTTCGCCCCCAGCAGCAGCAACATCACCACTGTCACCTGAACCTGCAGCCGGCCCCGGCGGCGCACAGCTGCTCGAACAAGGGCCAAGCCCGAGATTCACCCAATTCCGCGGATGTTGCCAGGCACCCGCACCCTTGCCCCGGCGAGCACGGAGCAGTTCTCAGATCGTGGACCATTCCAGTTGAAGGGCATCGACGGTCCACGAACCCTCTACGCGTACGCCAGCTGACGACCGACCCGCGCGAGACTGCCGTCGCCAGAGTCCGACCCGCACAGATTGCCGGCTGCCGTGCTTTCCATGCGCCCCTGATCGGCATTCGGGGCGGGGGGAGCGGGCACCGGGCCATCACGCGGAGGGCTGGCCAGACCAATCGCGGTCAGTCGAGCCGAGGCTCTGGTTCGTCATGGGCATCCAGCCCTGCACCGAGCTCCCGCTCTTCAGCCTCGTCCCGGTCGAAGGTGTCCTCGAGCCCTTCCTCGTCGCCTTCCTCTGCTTCGGTGTCACGCAGTGATGACACACCATCGCGATCACGGTTGGCATCCGCTTGGAGTGCTTCTTCGAACGATGCGACGCCGTCATTCTGCCCACCGAGGTCTTCGCTTGTCACCCCGCCAGTCTCGCACGCCAGCTAGGTCCGCCACCTTGGGCCGGAGCCATCGCAAGTCCTGACGTCAGCGGCCCCGACCGACGCGGTGATCGCGGAGATGCTCAAAGCCACGCGCCAGCGCGTTCGGCGAGACATCGCTGAGGGCGCAGAAGGCGTGATGGGCCGAAAGCCGACACGACGCGAGCGCGACAGCTTGTGGGCGCTGCTGAGCGTGGAGGTCTTCCTCCTGCTCGTCGAGGAGTCGGGCTGGAGTGTGAAGCAGTACCAGCCGTGGGCGGAGATGTTCGAGCGCGAGATCCCGAGTTCATGACAGAGGGGCACGGCCAACGCACAGAGCACAGAGCACGAGGGTCAGGGCCACCACTCGTGGATTGCCTGGTAGACCTCGGGCCGGTTGGCCAGGGCGAGGTGGGTGACCTTGGGGAACATGCGGACGGTGCAGCCGGGGAAGAGACCCTCGCCGGTAACCGGGTCCAGCATCCCGGAGGCGCTGGACGGCGTCACGAGCGAGTCGCCGACCATCCGGGCCAACGGGTGGTCGGGGTCGGTCGTGACGCTGCCAGCGACGATCAGATAGGCAGCCCGCCGTAGGGGGACGACGCTGTGCGACACCGGTCGTACGCGGGCGTCGGAACCCTGTTCCTGCCAGTCCTCGTCGGTGATCGCACCGAACCGCAGATCCTTGATCCCCGCGCTACGAGCGTCCAGGCCTCGACCGACTTGGCGAGTTGCGGGGATCGGCAGTGCCCACAAGGCGGCGCTGGTAAGGGTAACGAACTCCGCCAGTGGCGCGCCGGTGTTCGGGACACCGATGAGCACCACCCGGCGGACCTTGGACGTCCACGACCTGCGGAAGAAGCCGAGGCCGCGCCGGGTTCGGGTGGCGGACGCGTAGTGGCAGGCGGACCTGATCACCAGGCCGCCCATGCTGTGGCCGATGAGCGTGATCTCGCGGGCCGGCACCGGCCAGGCGGCGGCGAGGCGGTGCAGCAGCCCGGCCAACTCCCGCCCGTTGGTGGAGATGTGCCGGCCGGTGTTGTAGCGCAGCCACACGGGTGTGACTCCATGGTCGCGGGCGAGCCCGCTGCCGTAGGTGGTGGCCGGATCACCGGGGAAACCCCACACCGACTCCGTCGACATCAGCCCGTGCACCAGCAGGGCGATCCGGCTGGTCGCCGCCGGGAGCGCCCTGGCCAGGGCGTCGCGCTCGAGGGTCAGCACCTGAGTGTCTGACCGCAGCGTCATCGGGATCGCCAAC
This genomic interval from Actinomycetes bacterium contains the following:
- a CDS encoding alpha/beta fold hydrolase, giving the protein MAPDGLGPAADADVERSAVLASAQRLVTVLGGLRVRREDALAVVNGAFGDALADRGSPLAIPMTLRSDTQVLTLERDALARALPAATSRIALLVHGLMSTESVWGFPGDPATTYGSGLARDHGVTPVWLRYNTGRHISTNGRELAGLLHRLAAAWPVPAREITLIGHSMGGLVIRSACHYASATRTRRGLGFFRRSWTSKVRRVVLIGVPNTGAPLAEFVTLTSAALWALPIPATRQVGRGLDARSAGIKDLRFGAITDEDWQEQGSDARVRPVSHSVVPLRRAAYLIVAGSVTTDPDHPLARMVGDSLVTPSSASGMLDPVTGEGLFPGCTVRMFPKVTHLALANRPEVYQAIHEWWP